The region AAGGACTTTCGGTGCTTGCTTCGGTTGCTGGTATTGCTCCTTTGCTTGGTTTCTTAGGAACTGTTACCGGTATGATACAAGCTTTTATGACAATTGAAGAACTGGCTGGAGCAGCAAATCCAAGTGATTTAGCCGGAGGAATATGGGAGGCATTAATCACAACTGCTTTTGGATTGATTATTGGAATACCAGCTCTTGCACTTTACAATTATTTTTTAGGAGCTGTAAAAAAACTTGTCGGTGAGATGGAAACAGTTGCTAATGATGTGATTGATGTTATACAGGATGAAGGTAAAGGTGATTCTGAGAGTGATGATGAAGTAGAAATGGAATTATAGGTAATCAAATGAAATTTAAATTATCTAAAGAGCCGTTAAGCATTTTTGCTTATTCATCTTTAACCGATATTGTGATGCTGTTGTTAATATTCTTTTTATTAACATCTCATTTTGTAATACAAACCGGAGTTAAAGTTAAATTGCCCGGTTCAAAGATGAACGAAAGATCTCAGCCATCGCAGATGATTGTTACACTAACTGCTGCAGGTGCAGTTTTTGCGGGAGAGGAAGAAGTAAATATTGATCTGTTATCGGCAAAATTGAATGAATTAAAGACAAAAACAAATGAAGATAATCTGATAATCCGTGCTGATAAAACTGTTTCAATCGATCTTGTTATTAAAGTTATTGATGCTGCTAAGATTTCTAATATAGAAAAGTTTACAATTGAAACTGAAAAAGAGAATCTATAAAAATGCAAATATCAATTCAAAATATTAACAGGTTTTCTTATTCTGCTTCAATAGGATTTCACTTAATTCTATTACTTATCTTATTGATTGTTAACATCTCATTTGAATATCAGCCAAAAGATTATGTTGAGTTATCCTTTGGTACTACCGGTGGAACCGGATCATCTGGAACTGAAGGTGTTGCATTTGATGAAAGACTTGAGAAAGCAGAATTACAACAACAGGAAACTACCAAAGAAAAAAATCTTGAAGTGAAGGAAGTTGAACTGCCTAAGGCAAAGAATACTGATGTTGCTGATGTTAATCCTGCAAAAAAAGATAAAGAAGTTAAAAAGGAAACTACCAGTCAAACAGAAGAAAGAGTAAGCAATAATCCGCCTGGTGATAAAAAAGGAAATTTAAATCAGGGTAGTGGTGATTTTGGTTTCCATTTTGAAGGCGGCGGACTGGGAACGCGGAAAATTTACAGTTATGTTATTCCAACTTATCCCGAAGGTGTTAATAAAGAAATTGATATCAGATTGAAGTTTACAATTAAACCTGACGGAACGGTAGGCTCGATATTTTTGTTGACAAAAGCTGATACCAGACTTGAGAATGCTGCAATTAATTCATTATGGCAATGGAGATTTGAACCATTAACAATAAATCAGGCTCAAACTGATCAGACCGCAATTATTGTTTTTCCTTACCGCTTACAGTAGGTTCTTCTTTGTAATAAAATTTATAAAAGAAAAACTCAATTAATGTAAGTAAAGCAAGTGAAAAGGTATCTCTGTCGAAATGGAGACCCAATCCTTCCTGTTCCATAATTAGTTTTGCTATCATTCCTGTTATTGACCAGCCAACCGCAAAGAAAATTCCAATAAATGCTAAATTTTGAAAACCAGAAGCAAGGTTATCATCCTGCCATTTTTTAGTAAAGATTACAAGTGCAAAAATAAGATGACAAAAGAAAATTAATGCAGTTACCATTTAAGTTATTTTTCCTCTCTTAATTTTCTGTTAGCCAGACTCATACCGAAAGCACCGCCAATTATTCCAAAAACTGTATTGATAATAAAATGACTTGATAAGAACATCAGTAAATAACTTAATGAAAATCCGGTCTTTTCAATTTTGTGTGCAGCATTTCTCATCATTTCTAAAGAATCACCGAACAAAGAATCCAGATCCCATTGCTGGATTATAATCTCTGACTGAGGTAAAGTTTG is a window of Ignavibacterium sp. DNA encoding:
- a CDS encoding biopolymer transporter ExbD; translated protein: MKFKLSKEPLSIFAYSSLTDIVMLLLIFFLLTSHFVIQTGVKVKLPGSKMNERSQPSQMIVTLTAAGAVFAGEEEVNIDLLSAKLNELKTKTNEDNLIIRADKTVSIDLVIKVIDAAKISNIEKFTIETEKENL
- a CDS encoding MotA/TolQ/ExbB proton channel family protein, giving the protein MNLFDIFLKGGLIMWPILLSSIIGLAVSIDRFLMLRKAKINVPAFMVRIRGFIKKKDISGAISYCIEEKSPVANIVRKGLNKYRYGHDRVKDAIENAGSQEVSKLEKGLSVLASVAGIAPLLGFLGTVTGMIQAFMTIEELAGAANPSDLAGGIWEALITTAFGLIIGIPALALYNYFLGAVKKLVGEMETVANDVIDVIQDEGKGDSESDDEVEMEL
- a CDS encoding energy transducer TonB, with the translated sequence MQISIQNINRFSYSASIGFHLILLLILLIVNISFEYQPKDYVELSFGTTGGTGSSGTEGVAFDERLEKAELQQQETTKEKNLEVKEVELPKAKNTDVADVNPAKKDKEVKKETTSQTEERVSNNPPGDKKGNLNQGSGDFGFHFEGGGLGTRKIYSYVIPTYPEGVNKEIDIRLKFTIKPDGTVGSIFLLTKADTRLENAAINSLWQWRFEPLTINQAQTDQTAIIVFPYRLQ